Below is a window of Syntrophorhabdaceae bacterium DNA.
TTGAATTGAATGACGCCCTTTATCATTTAGGACTTATTACAGGCGAGACATGTTCTGATGATATCCTGAATAGCATATTTGAAAGATTTTGTATTGGAAAGTAAAGCCCTAAATACCTATTTTTAAAGCAATATGAAAAGCCAGATAGCCTATAAAAAATGAAGACAAAAGCATGGTCAAAAAAGATGCAAAAAACCATCTCCAGCTACCAAGTTCCTGTTTCATAACTGTTATCGTGGGCATACATGGTATAAAAAGCATGAGTATTATAAGAAATGATAGGGCAGATGCATGATTTATAGCATGAGGTAATATATTCATAAGCCCTTCCTCTCCCACACCATAGAGGACACTTAAGGTTGCCACTGCATTTTCCTTGGCAATTATGCTCGATATAAGGGCAACCATCATCTTCCAATCTAAACCTACAGGCATTCCCAGGGGCTCTAATATTTTCCCTATCCATGCAATCATGCTATTTTCTATATTACCACCTGGAATATTCGACATAATCCACATAAGCATTGAAAAAATAAGTATCACTGTCCCTGCCTTCTTTATAAAGGCAGCTAATCTTGACCATACAGCAAAAAATATGGTCTTGAAATCAGGTTTGTGATAAAGAGGTAGTTCCATTATAAAAGGCACAGGCTCATCTTTTAAAAAAATCCTGCTTGCTACTATACCTGATATACCCAGGACAATTATATTTATAGCAATAAGTGACCAGGATACAAATAGAGCCTTCTGCCCGAATATGGCGGCAGCCACAAAGGTCATGGCAGCCAGTCTTGCTGTGCATGGGACAAAAGGTGTCAGGAAGATGGTAAGAAGTCTTGCCCTCTTTGATTCCACAATCCTGGCACCCATAATAGAAGGGACATTACAGCCAAAGCCAAGACACATGGGTAAAAAACTCTTCCCATGCAATCCAACTAAATGCATAAACCTGTCCATTACAAATGCTGCCCTTGCCATATAACCTACATTTTCAAGAAAAGTCATAGAGAAGAAAAATATGGCCAAAATTGGGATAAATGTAAGCACTGTGCCTACCCCACCTATTATACCCTTTACCACTATTCCCCTGAGCCACCATGGTTCATGGGCGAGTATACCATCTGTCCATACACCAAAAGCACTTACGAGATTTTCAAGAAATTTTTGCATTGGAAATCCTATTTTAAATGTAAAAACAAATATCAGTGCAAGAATGGCAAGAAGTATGGGTATCCCTAAAATAGGACGGGTAAGGATATGATCTATCCTGTCTGTTGTAAGAACCTCACCCCTTCTAAAACGTTTAACCGCAGCCTTTGTTATCTCTTCTATCCAGTCATATCGTCCGCCCACAACTGCCCTTAGTGCGTCTTCATGGCTTATGAGCAGTGATTGAATAGCATTCCATTTATCAATAGGCAAAACAAGTCTCATATTCTCGGTAATCTCAGGGTCACCTTCCATCAGCTTTATGGCAATCCAATCTTCTGTATATGACACAGGGACACCATCCTTTATCAATTCCTTTATCTTTAAAAAGATATCATGGTGGTCTCTGGATACTGCGGGAAGCTTAGGTTTATATTCTATTTTAGCCTCTACCAATTCTTTAATAGTTGATACAAGCTCTTTTATACCTTTATTTTTAGTGGCAACCATGGGAATAACGGGGATGTCAAGGGAATCTCGCAAGGCATCTATATCTATCTGGATACCATTCTTTTCAGCCACGTCAAGCATATTTATTGCAACAATAATAGGTGTCCCCATAGGTATAAGTTCAGATAAAAGATACAGACTTCTTTCCAAAACCGTGGCATTCGCTATCAAGACAACCACATCAGGGTGCTCCTGAATGATAAAATCCCTGGCAACCTTTTCTTCCTCTGAATATGCCCCAAGACTGTATGTTCCTGGAAGATCCACTATCTTTAATTCCACATCCCCTGATACATGAAAACCCTCTTTTTTTTCTACTGTTTTACCAGGCCAATTACCAACATGCTGAGATAGTCCTGTTAGGACATTAAACACAGTAGATTTTCCCACATTAGGCTGTCCAGCAAGGGCAACATAGATTGTTTTCTTTTTTTCAAAAACCTCTATTTCATGAGCCGGGACTGTTTTGGCGACCATGATTTTTTCTGCCTGTCTCCTCCCAAGGGCTATCCTTGTCTCAGAGGCAAATATAATCACCATATTTCCTATGTTTCTTAATACCTTTATCTTTATACCGGGGATAATGCCGATTCCAGCAAGCCTGCTTATGAGTCGCTGCCCACCTAAAAAGTAGTAAACTATACCTTCCTCTCCTTCATTAAGCATGGATATGGGCAATAGGTCCTTGTTCATGGATATAATTTTCTCCAACAATAAAGCATTTCATTGTTTATACTATGTCATAAAGATTAATGTCAAACAAACCAAGGCTTAAAAAAAAATACGAAAACATTTTTTTCTAAAAATCTAAATGTGGTATTATTATAGAGGTTTTTTTTAGATTTTTAAAATTTGGCAACTATCTAAAAAACCTTATAAAATTCACTATGCCTGGTTTTAAATTATACCTGAGTAACCGTCTTGAAATCCTTATTGAGCAACTTGCTTCCGTTGTAGGCAAAAAACTTTCATCATTCTTTAAACAAGAAATCATAGTTGTTCAGAGCAAGGGGATGGAGAGATGGCTTTCCATGGAACTGGCTAAAAAATTCCGTATATGGTCAAACTGTATATATCCATTTCCTGATAATTTTATCTGGGAAATCTTCAAAATTGTATTAAAAGATACACCTAACATCAATTTTTTTGACCCATCTATCCTGTCATGGCGTATAATGAATATATTACCAGATTTAATAGACAAGCCCTCTTTTCACCAGATAAAAGATTACATAGGGGAAGACAAAACCCAGCTCAAGACATTTCAGCTCTCAGAGCGTATTGCCCATGTCTTTGATAGATATACTGTTTATCGGCCTGATATAATCATTCAATGGGATAAAGAAAACCAAACCGATGATTGGCAGCAATCTCTCTGGAAAGCACTCACAGAAGGAAAAGATGATAGAGACAGGGCACATATGCTCCATAGGTTTGAACAGGAAATACAAAAAAATAAGTTCTACAAAAAAGACCTTCCAGAAAGGATATCCATCTTTGGTATATCAGCATTACCTTTATATCACCTAAGAGTAATACAGGCTATATCTCATTTTATTGATATACATTTTTTCTTTTTGAGCCCTACATGTGAATATTGGGGCGATATAATCCCTGAAAGAAAATTAAAAACAGCTTCATCAGATATGCATTTTGAAACAGGGAACCCCCTTCTTGCATCCATGGGAAAGATGGGCAGAGATTTTTTTAATATTATTATAGAAGATGCGGAAGAATACCATCTATTTGAAGAGCCCGATGAAACCAATCTCCTAACAAAGGTGCAATCAGACATCTTTCACCTGAGATGGAGAGGGAGAAACGAACAAAAATCTATAATAGAAGATGATGATATATCTATCCAGGTGCATTCATGTCATTCGCCCATCCGAGAAATAGAGGTCCTATACAATAATCTATTATTTTTCTTCGAAACATACAAAGATTTAAAGCCAAAAGATATTATCGTTATGACACCTGATATAGAGACATATGCGCCTTTTATATCTGCAGTCTTTGATGGCTATGGTGATGAAACGAAAAAGATACCGTATTCCATAGCAGACAGGGGGGCTATAATAGAAAGCCCTACAATCAATTCGTTTCTCAAGATCCTTAACCTCTGTAATGGAAGATTTTATGCCTCCCATGTTTTAGATATACTTGATGACCCCAATATAAGAGAAAAATTTAACATTAATAATAAAGACATGGATACTATACTCAAATGGATAAATGATACAAATATAAGGTGGGGAGTAGATGAAATACATAGAGAATCAATGGGTATTTCAAGATTCAAAAATAATAGCTGGCAGGCAGGGATAGAAAGATTACTACTTGGCTATTCCATGTTTAGCAAAGATGAAGAAATCTTTAACGGGATTTTGCCTTATAATGATATTGAAGGAGATGATATAGATACACTTAATAAGCTCCTTGATTTTTTGATTCCCCTATTTGATTATTCCAAAAAATTACCTTCACAAAACACACTGGATGGATGGTCAGAATTGCTAAAAGGTATCTTAGAGACATTTATGGTCGTCAACGATGAAACACAAAGGGATATACAACTCATAAGAGATACAATCAAGAATTTAGAAATGATTAAATCTTCTTTGGGCATGGATAAAACTATATCCGTCCAGGTAATCATTCATTATCTCAAAAACAAACTTAACACAAGGGAATTTTCTACAGGTTTTATAACAGGGGGTGTTACATTTTGTGAGATGTTGCCCATGAGGAGCATACCTTTTAAAATAGTTGCTCTAATAGGGATGAACAATGACGCCTATCCAAGAGAGTATAGACCCCTTGGATTTGATCTAATTGCCCAGTTTCCAAGAAAAAATGACAGGTCATTAAGGGATGAAGACAGGTATCTTTTTTTAGAGTCTATTCTTTCAGCAAGGAAATGTTTGTATATAAGCTATGTAGGGCAGAGCATAAAAGACAACAGCACCATACCCCCTTCTGTGGTAGTAAGCGAGCTTCTCGATTATATTGAAAAGGGTTTCTATCATCCTGAAAAAAATCCATTGAATATAATAGTAAAGAAACACCCTCTTCAGGGATTTAGCCCAAGATACTTTCAAAAAGACAATAATCTGTTCAGCTACTCAGAAGAGGATTGCGAAGCAATAACAGCAAAAATTTATCAAACATACAATGATATGCCGTTTATTTCAATACCATTAAAGGAGCCTACAAATGATTTAAAAGATATAACAAATCAGGATCTCAAGAGATTCTTCAGTCATCCTGTTAAGTTTTTTTTAAATAACAGACTTGGCATCTTTTTAGACGATAAAGAAGCCTCCGTAAAGGATGACGAACCTTTTGAGTTAGATAACCTGGAAAAATACACCATAAGATCAAAATTAATAGAGAAGATGGTTTCTTATACGGGAGCAGAAAAGACAAAAGAAATCATCTATGCAAGAGGCATGCTGCCACCAAAGACACTGGGAAAGGTCTCCCTTGATTATATATCAAAAGAGGTTGAGGGTTTTTTCAAAAAGATAGAAGGATACATTTCAGATAAAAGGGAACCTATAGATTTCCATATAGAAATAAACGGCTTTAAAATAAATGTAAGGATAAATGATCTATACAAATATGGAATAGTCAGATACAGAGGCTCTAATAATTTAAGGGCAAGAGACCTTTTGGAATTATGGATAGATCACGTTCTTCTAAGCTTATATCAACCTGAAAAAGCTATCATTCTTTCTATGAATGAAATATATTCTTTCAGACAGGTAGATAAAAGCAATGAAATAATAAAAAAACTCCTTGAAATCTACCAGGAAGGTATGAAAATGCCTATCCGGTTTTTCCCTGAAATATCCTTTGCCTATGCAAAAAATCTTAAAAAAAATGGCAATGAATCTTCTGCCCTATCTTCTGCACGGAATAAATGGGAGAATCAATATTATGAAAACCAGAAATCTATTGACCTATACTACAGATTTTATTTTGGTGAATCTGAACCATTTGACAAAATATTTTGTGAGTTAGCTAAAACAATCTTTTATCCTTTACTGGAATATGGCATAAGTGAGAGTCAATGAATATCTTTGACCATATAAAAACACCAATTTTAGATAATAATGGCATAAACCTTGTGGAGGCAAGCGCAGGAACAGGCAAAACCTATGCAATTGCCAATATCTTTGTCCGCCTTTTAGTGGAAAAAAGACTCAATGTCCATGAGATACTTGTGATTACCTATACTAATGCAGCAACAGAGGAACTGAAAGAAAGGATTAGGGCCAGGATAAAAGATACCCTTGATGTATTCTTATTAGGTGATTCAGAAGACACATTTTTTAAGCACCTTTTATGCAAAACAGAAGATAAAGAGATAACTGTAAAGATTTTAACTAATGCCTTGAATGACTTTGACATGACCTCAATTTTTACCATACATGGTTTTTGTCTCAGGGTATTAAGACAATATGCCTTTGAAAGCCTCTCCCTTTTTGATACAGAGATGGCAGAAGAAGATGATGATTTGATAGATGAGGTCGTCAAAGACTTCTTGAGAATAAACCTTTTAGATGAATCCCCTTTTTTTATTTCATACGCCATGAATGTATTGAAAATAGATAGCCTCTATGAACTCGTAAGTAAATTAAATGCAAACCCAACTATTTTAATAAAAGGGGATATGGGTATAACCACTGACTTAGAAGATAGAGTAAAAAAATCAGAATCAGAATGCCTTGATGCATACAAAGAGGCATCAAGGTTGTGGCTGGATTCAAAAGACCATATTATAGATTATCTTTGTAATGACAAATCTTTAAACAGGTCTATATATAAACCTAAAAAAATAACTTCAATAATCGATTCTTTAGAAAAATATTTTAACAATGGATACCCTGTTCCCCTCCCTGATGATTTTCCCTATATTTGTTTCGACCCTTCAAATAAAAATGCCTTGAAAAAGAACGGAACCTTACCTGACCATCCTTTTTTTAAATCCTGTGACTTCCTTAGGAAAAAGGCAACAGGCCTTGAAGATCTATATAAGATGAAGATAATAAGATTTAAAAAAATGCTCATAGAATATGCAAAGACAGAACTGAAAATGAGAAAACAAGAGATAAGCACCCGCACTTTTGATGACCTGCTCATAGATGTGTATAATGCCTTAACAAAAGATCAGGGGAAAAAACTTGCCGAATTGATAAGCAAAAGATATAACGCCATCTTAGTTGATGAGTTTCAGGATACAGACCTTGTTCAATATGAGATAATAAAAAATATCTACAAATATGGAGAGCCTTTAATATTTATTATTGGCGACCCAAAACAGTCTATATACAGTTTTAGGGGTGCTGATATATTCTCCTATCTCAAGGCATCAAAAGATAGTCATGTAAAATGGACGCTTGATTGTAATTACAGATCTTCTAAAAGACTCATCAACGCCATAAATACATTATTTGAGAATGTAAAAGACCCTTTTATTTTCCATGAACTTAATTTTTTACCTGTAAAAGTTGGTGACCCAAATAAACAGGAAGACATGTTAATAAATGGTAGGGCTGATACTTCACCTTTAAAGATATGGTTTTTAGAGGGAAAAGAGTCTGAAGTATTCACAAAAGAAAAGGCAAAAGATGTGATATATAATGCTGTTTTAGATGAGGTTGTAAGACTTATAACCAAGGGCGATAAAGGTGAGATATTAATAGATGGCAGACCTTTATCTGCAAAGGATATTGCCATACTTGTAAGAAAAAATTCAGAGGCAAGGGAATTTCAGAGATTGCTTAACAGGGTAAACATCCCTGGGGTTATCTATAGTGCAGATAGTGTATTCGCAGCAAAAGAGGCAGAAGACCTGCTATTTATTCTGACAGCCATCTATGAACCCAGTGATGAGTCAAAAATAAAGACTGCATTGATTACAGATATTATGGGGCTAAAGGGTGATGCGCTGGCAGAAATTATAGAGGATGAGAATCAATGGAATGAATATATAGAAAAGTTTGAATATTATAAAGACATCTGGATCAAAAATGGTTTTATAAATATGGCAAGGGCTTTCTTGTGGCAGGAAAAGGTTAAAAAAAGACTGCTTACAATGCCTCAAGGAGAGAGAAGGATCACCAATATACTGCATCTCATAGAGCTCATGCACAAGGCCTGTGTAAAAAACAGACTAAGTATAGAAGGGACAATAAAATGGCTGGATAAAAAGATAAAAAATGAGAGTAAATCTAAAGCTGAAGAATACCAGATGAGATTAGAGACAGATGAAGAGGCATTAAAGATTGTTACCATACATAGAAGTAAAGGGCTTGAATACCCTGTAGTCTTCTGCCCTTTTATTTGGGATACGAATAGGCCTTCAAAAAATGACATGGTTATGTTTCATGATGAAAAAGAAGGCTACTCTCTAATAATAGATATATCCATCTCGCCTGATGAATTGTCAAAAAGATATAAAGAGATTGAGGAGTTGGCAGAGAACATCAGGTTGCTTTATGTGGCCATAACAAGGGCAAAGAAAAGGTGCTATATCTCATGGGGCAAGATAAATGAATCAGAGAGATCAGGTCTTGCATATATTTTGCACTCCCCCTCTTCTATTTCGGAAAGTTTTTCTATAGAAGAATTAACAGATTATATAAAAAGACTATCCAACGATGACATAAAATCAAGACTTGAGGAACTTGTGAAAAAATCAGATGGCACCATAGAGATTATCCCCTTTTCTGAATATGAAGGAAAACAATACATACCACCATTAACAAAAGAGGATATATTAACCCCTAAGGTATTCAAAGGCAATATTGACAGGACATGGAGGGTTGTAAGTTTTTCATCTCTTACATCAAAAAAGCCACAATTTGCCGAATTACCTGACAGAGATGAAAGGGTAAAGGTCGATTTAATCACATCTTTTACAAAGCCCCCGCAGGTGAAAAATATATTCTCTTTCCCCCAGGGGTCAAATGCAGGTTTATTCATCCACGATGTCCTTGAGCACATGGACTTTTCATTTAAAGATCATGAAACAATAAGGTTGCTTATTGGTGAAAGACTTCTTCAGTATGGCTTTGATTATGACTGGTTAGATATAATCCTAAATAAAATGAAAGAGGTGTCAAATGCACTGCTTAAATCATATACAGATAGATTCACCCTATCAGAAATCAATAAAGGCGCGATACTTCATGAACTTGAATTTTATCTCCCCTTAGATAAAATAGATAGCTACGGCTTAGGTAATATCTTTGATAAATATATTCCTTTTTCAGATAATTTAAGTCCAAAGGAACTCATAAAGGAGTTAGGTTTCACCCCTGTAGAGGGTATGGTTAGGGGCTTTATTGATATGGTCTTCGAACATAATGGCAGATATTATATAATTGACTGGAAATCTAATTTTCTTGGCGATAGAGTTGAAAATTACAATAAAGAAACATTAAATAAGGTAATGCTGGATGAATATTACTTCCTTCAGTACCATCTTTACGTAGTTGCATTAAACAATCTTTTATCATTCAGACTAAATGATTATTCATATGAAAGACATTTTGGCGGTGTTTTTTATATTTTTATAAGGGGTGTATCTTCTGAAAAAGATAATTATGGCATATTCTTTGATTTACCGGAAAAGAGCCTAATAGAAGAACTAAACATATATCTAAGAAGGCAAAGATAAATGACCAATCTGGATTATAGGGCTTGTAAGGGTTTTCCAGGTATACACAGGTATTTTGCCGATTTCATGGTATCACTTCCCGGTAGTATAGATGAAAAAGACAATGCCCATATCTGGCTTGCCTCAGCCCTTGTAAGCTATTTTGTGAATAAGGGACATATTTGTATAAATTTACAAGATATGGCAGGGAGAGAATTATATTTAGATGAAGATAATGAAGATTTATCGATTTTATGTCCTCCTCTGGAGCAATGGATAGAATGTCTAAAAAGATGCCATCTTGTAGGAGACCCATATGAAAACAAACCACTTATCCTCACAGAAGATTTTAGACTATATCTTAACCGCTATTGGCAATACGAAAGGATTTTTATAGACAATATTACTAAAAAAATAAATTTTCAATCTGATAGTTGTCACGAATCTCTTACAGATGAAATACTTGAAAGACTTTTTCCGCCCATTAGCGAAAAAGAAGAAGATATGCAGAGAAAGGCAGCTCAAGCCTCCCTCTCAAAGAATTTTCTTGTGATATCCGGTGGACCAGGCACAGGGAAAACATACACTATTGTAAAAATAATTGCACTCTTAATGGAGATGAAAAAGATTGAATCAATAGCTCTTGTTGCGCCTACAGGCAAGGCAGCAGCAAGATTAAAGTCGGTAATAAGAGATTTAAAGGATCAGATTGATTGCCCAGATAAGATTAAAACAGAGATACCGGATGAGGCATTGACCGTCCATAGACTCCTTGGGGCATCAACAAGGACAAAAAGCTTCAAATTTCATGAAAATAACCCATTACCCCATGATGCAGTGATAGTGGATGAAGCGTCTATGATTGACCTACCCCTTATGGCAAAATTTCTATCGGCAATACCACAGAAGACAAAACTAATCCTCGTTGGAGATAAAGACCAGCTTTCCTCGGTGGAGCCAGGAGCTGTATTCGGCGATATCTGTGAGGCTGTAGAGGGCATCCCTGACTCTATCGTTATATTGAAGAAAAACTACCGTTTTCACAAAGATAGCGGTATAGGCCTGTTGAGCGAAAAGGTAAAACAGGGAAATGGAGAAGAGGCTATAAAACTTATAAAGGATGGGGTTTATAAAGATATAGTATGGAGAGATCTCCCATCCCCTGATAACCTCTATCCATTCGTTGAAAAAAACATTGTTGAAAAATATCATCCTTATATAAAATCTACTGAAATAGAAGAGGCTTTTGAATATTTTGATAGTTTTCATGTCATATGCGCCTTGAGAAAAGGTCCATACGGAGTCATTGCCATCAACGGATTAATTGAAAAAAGCCTAAAAGAAAAAGGTTTAATAAAAATCTTTGGTAAATGGTATAGATGTAAGCCCATCATGATAACTGCAAATGACTATAATCTTAAACTATTTAATGGAGATACAGGCATTGTCTTTCAAGATAAAGAAAATAGAGGTTTGTTAAGGATTTTTTTCAGGAGCGAAGATGATGGTATAAGAAAGATAGCCCCACCAAGGATAGCAGATTATGAAACTGCATATGCCATCACAGTCCATAAAAGTCAGGGTTCTGAATTTAAAGATATTGTCATCATACTATCTGATAGACAAACAGAGATATTAACAAGGGAACTCATATACACGGCCATTACAAGGGCAAAAAGACATGTGGAAATATGGGGAAGAGAAGATGTTTTTGTAGAGGCTGTTAAAAAAAGGATTAAGAGACAGTCGGGTATAAAAGAAGCCCTTATATCTATCCACCAAAATCGGGATTTATGAATTCTATGATATCTCCTGGTTTTATATATGTAATTTCATAATTATGCGGAAAGACATATCGATTATTCAATTCCACAATCAATCCTTTATCCTGTTCATTAAAATAAGAGATGAGTTTTGCTATAGTCATATCACTGGGTATCTTTTCTTTAACACCATTTAATATAATCTCCATCTCCTCCATCTCCAATCTATTTTTTCAAAATTTAAATAATTTTTCAATGCCTTATGGTATTTGTCTCAACAATCCAGACCTTTTAAATGTCTTTTTTTAAATTTCCACACGTAGGACATTGAGGGTTCTTTTCTATAATCAATTCCCTAAACTGCATATCAATACCTGAAAAATAGAGCAACCTGCCTTTTAATATACCTTTAATGCCAACTACTATCTTTATTGCCTCCATTACCTGAATCGATGCAACTATACCAGGTGTAGGGCCTATCACACCTACTGTCCCCACCTTCTTCAAGTCTTTATGGAATATACAATCAAAGCAAGGGGTCTCATAAGGGATAAATGTGGTAACCATGCCATTAAATCCATCAACACCACCATAAATATATGGAATGGATTTGTCGAGAGAGACACGGTTCAAAATCCTCCTTGTCTCAAGGTTATCTGTTGCATCTATAATCAATGAAGAGCCATCTATAATTTCAGATGCATTTGTATCATTTAATTCTACATTAATAGCCTCAATATTACAGTTAGGATTTAAACGTCTTAATTTTTCAATTCCCGATTTAGTCTTTTCCTTTCCTATATCATCTGTCCAATGGATAATCTGCCTGTTTAGATTTGATATGTCGACTCTATCCTTATCAATAATCTTGATATGTCCTATCCCTGCTGCAGCCAGATACATGGCAGACACAGATCCTAAACCACCTATACCTGCCATAAAGACCCGTGCACTCTTTAATTTTTCTTGTCCTATCTTGTCTATGGAAGGGATGATTATCTGTCTACTATATCTTTTCAATTCCTCATGGGTCAATTGAATATCCATAGCCTTTCCCAAAAATCATAGAAACGCTGTTTTACATAATAATTTACTGCTTAAGACAAATCAAGATAAAAAAGTTGTCAGTTTGCTCTGGATTTTTAGTATTTCTGTGTCCTCAGCTGAATTCTCATGCGCCTCACTTCCTCCTGATAACTTATAATTCATCTATGAAACATTTAATTAACACCATTTTAACCTTACTATAGTCCAAATGGGAGCTAAAGGGTATAATTGGTAAATTCTTAAAATTCAAGAGTAAGTGTTTTACAGAGCTCCTCAGGCTGTAAAAAAGAACCACTCACACCATTCCCTCAATAAGAGAAAGGGTGTAAGTGGTTAATAAATAAAATTAATTGATTTTATCCGTTAACATTATTATTTTCTCATCAAGTAACTCATTAGATG
It encodes the following:
- the feoB gene encoding ferrous iron transport protein B encodes the protein MEKIISMNKDLLPISMLNEGEEGIVYYFLGGQRLISRLAGIGIIPGIKIKVLRNIGNMVIIFASETRIALGRRQAEKIMVAKTVPAHEIEVFEKKKTIYVALAGQPNVGKSTVFNVLTGLSQHVGNWPGKTVEKKEGFHVSGDVELKIVDLPGTYSLGAYSEEEKVARDFIIQEHPDVVVLIANATVLERSLYLLSELIPMGTPIIVAINMLDVAEKNGIQIDIDALRDSLDIPVIPMVATKNKGIKELVSTIKELVEAKIEYKPKLPAVSRDHHDIFLKIKELIKDGVPVSYTEDWIAIKLMEGDPEITENMRLVLPIDKWNAIQSLLISHEDALRAVVGGRYDWIEEITKAAVKRFRRGEVLTTDRIDHILTRPILGIPILLAILALIFVFTFKIGFPMQKFLENLVSAFGVWTDGILAHEPWWLRGIVVKGIIGGVGTVLTFIPILAIFFFSMTFLENVGYMARAAFVMDRFMHLVGLHGKSFLPMCLGFGCNVPSIMGARIVESKRARLLTIFLTPFVPCTARLAAMTFVAAAIFGQKALFVSWSLIAINIIVLGISGIVASRIFLKDEPVPFIMELPLYHKPDFKTIFFAVWSRLAAFIKKAGTVILIFSMLMWIMSNIPGGNIENSMIAWIGKILEPLGMPVGLDWKMMVALISSIIAKENAVATLSVLYGVGEEGLMNILPHAINHASALSFLIILMLFIPCMPTITVMKQELGSWRWFFASFLTMLLSSFFIGYLAFHIALKIGI
- the recC gene encoding exodeoxyribonuclease V subunit gamma, which encodes MPGFKLYLSNRLEILIEQLASVVGKKLSSFFKQEIIVVQSKGMERWLSMELAKKFRIWSNCIYPFPDNFIWEIFKIVLKDTPNINFFDPSILSWRIMNILPDLIDKPSFHQIKDYIGEDKTQLKTFQLSERIAHVFDRYTVYRPDIIIQWDKENQTDDWQQSLWKALTEGKDDRDRAHMLHRFEQEIQKNKFYKKDLPERISIFGISALPLYHLRVIQAISHFIDIHFFFLSPTCEYWGDIIPERKLKTASSDMHFETGNPLLASMGKMGRDFFNIIIEDAEEYHLFEEPDETNLLTKVQSDIFHLRWRGRNEQKSIIEDDDISIQVHSCHSPIREIEVLYNNLLFFFETYKDLKPKDIIVMTPDIETYAPFISAVFDGYGDETKKIPYSIADRGAIIESPTINSFLKILNLCNGRFYASHVLDILDDPNIREKFNINNKDMDTILKWINDTNIRWGVDEIHRESMGISRFKNNSWQAGIERLLLGYSMFSKDEEIFNGILPYNDIEGDDIDTLNKLLDFLIPLFDYSKKLPSQNTLDGWSELLKGILETFMVVNDETQRDIQLIRDTIKNLEMIKSSLGMDKTISVQVIIHYLKNKLNTREFSTGFITGGVTFCEMLPMRSIPFKIVALIGMNNDAYPREYRPLGFDLIAQFPRKNDRSLRDEDRYLFLESILSARKCLYISYVGQSIKDNSTIPPSVVVSELLDYIEKGFYHPEKNPLNIIVKKHPLQGFSPRYFQKDNNLFSYSEEDCEAITAKIYQTYNDMPFISIPLKEPTNDLKDITNQDLKRFFSHPVKFFLNNRLGIFLDDKEASVKDDEPFELDNLEKYTIRSKLIEKMVSYTGAEKTKEIIYARGMLPPKTLGKVSLDYISKEVEGFFKKIEGYISDKREPIDFHIEINGFKINVRINDLYKYGIVRYRGSNNLRARDLLELWIDHVLLSLYQPEKAIILSMNEIYSFRQVDKSNEIIKKLLEIYQEGMKMPIRFFPEISFAYAKNLKKNGNESSALSSARNKWENQYYENQKSIDLYYRFYFGESEPFDKIFCELAKTIFYPLLEYGISESQ
- the recB gene encoding exodeoxyribonuclease V subunit beta — its product is MNIFDHIKTPILDNNGINLVEASAGTGKTYAIANIFVRLLVEKRLNVHEILVITYTNAATEELKERIRARIKDTLDVFLLGDSEDTFFKHLLCKTEDKEITVKILTNALNDFDMTSIFTIHGFCLRVLRQYAFESLSLFDTEMAEEDDDLIDEVVKDFLRINLLDESPFFISYAMNVLKIDSLYELVSKLNANPTILIKGDMGITTDLEDRVKKSESECLDAYKEASRLWLDSKDHIIDYLCNDKSLNRSIYKPKKITSIIDSLEKYFNNGYPVPLPDDFPYICFDPSNKNALKKNGTLPDHPFFKSCDFLRKKATGLEDLYKMKIIRFKKMLIEYAKTELKMRKQEISTRTFDDLLIDVYNALTKDQGKKLAELISKRYNAILVDEFQDTDLVQYEIIKNIYKYGEPLIFIIGDPKQSIYSFRGADIFSYLKASKDSHVKWTLDCNYRSSKRLINAINTLFENVKDPFIFHELNFLPVKVGDPNKQEDMLINGRADTSPLKIWFLEGKESEVFTKEKAKDVIYNAVLDEVVRLITKGDKGEILIDGRPLSAKDIAILVRKNSEAREFQRLLNRVNIPGVIYSADSVFAAKEAEDLLFILTAIYEPSDESKIKTALITDIMGLKGDALAEIIEDENQWNEYIEKFEYYKDIWIKNGFINMARAFLWQEKVKKRLLTMPQGERRITNILHLIELMHKACVKNRLSIEGTIKWLDKKIKNESKSKAEEYQMRLETDEEALKIVTIHRSKGLEYPVVFCPFIWDTNRPSKNDMVMFHDEKEGYSLIIDISISPDELSKRYKEIEELAENIRLLYVAITRAKKRCYISWGKINESERSGLAYILHSPSSISESFSIEELTDYIKRLSNDDIKSRLEELVKKSDGTIEIIPFSEYEGKQYIPPLTKEDILTPKVFKGNIDRTWRVVSFSSLTSKKPQFAELPDRDERVKVDLITSFTKPPQVKNIFSFPQGSNAGLFIHDVLEHMDFSFKDHETIRLLIGERLLQYGFDYDWLDIILNKMKEVSNALLKSYTDRFTLSEINKGAILHELEFYLPLDKIDSYGLGNIFDKYIPFSDNLSPKELIKELGFTPVEGMVRGFIDMVFEHNGRYYIIDWKSNFLGDRVENYNKETLNKVMLDEYYFLQYHLYVVALNNLLSFRLNDYSYERHFGGVFYIFIRGVSSEKDNYGIFFDLPEKSLIEELNIYLRRQR